One part of the Cyanobacterium sp. T60_A2020_053 genome encodes these proteins:
- the rseP gene encoding RIP metalloprotease RseP, with protein MSVLAAIGVLAILIVVHELGHFSAARLQGIKVSKFSIGFGPVLLKYDGKETEYAIRAFPLGGYVGFPDDDPDSDISLDDPDLLRNRPVFDRAIVISAGVIANLIFAYFLLVGQANVMGVQDINYQQGVLIPEIISAEVSPARASGLESGDVIIAIDGETLPIGEEGMEILRRRIQDSPEKSLNFMVKRETDVFEVNITPELGENDKGKIGVMLAPNGDVTRRHPSNFMEGFTIGAQQFERYVKLTVQGFGQLLTNFQESATQVAGPVAIVAVGAELAKSDLGNLFQFGALISINLAIINILPLPALDGGQLVFLLFEGVRGKPLPNQLQEGIMQTGLVLLLGLGVFLILRDTVNLAFLR; from the coding sequence ATGTCAGTATTAGCAGCCATCGGAGTTTTAGCGATTTTAATTGTTGTCCACGAATTAGGACATTTTAGCGCCGCCAGATTACAAGGTATTAAAGTTAGTAAGTTTTCCATCGGTTTCGGTCCAGTGTTGCTGAAGTATGATGGTAAGGAGACCGAATACGCTATCAGAGCTTTTCCTTTAGGGGGTTATGTGGGTTTTCCTGATGATGATCCAGATAGTGATATTTCCCTTGATGATCCTGATTTATTGCGTAATCGCCCGGTATTTGATCGGGCAATTGTCATTAGTGCTGGGGTAATTGCTAATTTGATTTTTGCCTATTTTTTGTTGGTAGGACAAGCTAATGTGATGGGAGTTCAAGATATTAATTATCAGCAGGGAGTATTAATTCCCGAAATCATCAGCGCTGAAGTATCACCAGCGCGCGCCAGTGGCTTAGAGAGTGGGGATGTGATTATTGCCATTGATGGAGAAACGTTACCCATTGGGGAAGAAGGGATGGAAATTTTACGCCGTCGCATTCAAGATTCCCCAGAAAAAAGCCTCAATTTTATGGTAAAAAGGGAAACTGATGTTTTTGAGGTTAATATTACTCCTGAGTTAGGGGAAAATGATAAGGGCAAAATTGGCGTGATGTTAGCACCTAATGGAGATGTTACTCGTCGGCACCCTTCTAATTTTATGGAAGGGTTTACCATTGGCGCTCAACAATTTGAACGTTACGTCAAATTAACGGTTCAAGGTTTCGGTCAACTCTTGACAAATTTTCAAGAAAGCGCTACTCAAGTAGCTGGTCCTGTGGCCATTGTGGCGGTGGGCGCTGAATTGGCAAAAAGTGACCTCGGTAACTTATTCCAGTTTGGGGCGCTGATTAGTATTAACCTTGCCATTATCAACATCTTACCTTTACCTGCCCTCGATGGTGGTCAATTAGTGTTTTTACTGTTTGAGGGAGTGCGCGGTAAACCGCTACCAAATCAATTGCAAGAAGGCATTATGCAAACCGGCTTAGTTTTACTCCTGGGCTTAGGAGTATTTCTAATTTTGCGTGACACCGTTAATTTAGCTTTTTTGCGCTAG
- a CDS encoding CO2 hydration protein, which translates to MVVTPSTHPLAEYIYRLENGQTLLQESPENVLEVVGILKSYGVVLDYYANNLNYIAEHQFLVLFPFFKYFNGDVSWQKLTRHWWHDRINYEYAEYCMRGMLWHGGGKLQEYLESDDFKGKCAEAIKAKTAGNPFISSLNRLFPDFLSEQVKMLVYYSALGQFWRVMSDMFITLSDRYDQGEINTISDVVAHILAGLVADANKPIVYQVEIDGKMYDLMGEGAGITFLMDTAVPYVEAIFFRGTPFLGTISYNAQANQVPSVQEGFNYGALYADPFPVGGAGIPPTLLMQDMRHYLPEYLHEVYRNTLRQEDDLLVKICISFQKSMYCVTTAAIQGLAPFPFDTTKDEEKQANRHYLENWLDRFLTSRILEVNK; encoded by the coding sequence ATGGTAGTAACTCCCTCCACTCATCCTTTAGCTGAGTATATTTATCGTTTGGAAAATGGTCAAACGCTGTTACAGGAAAGCCCTGAAAATGTCCTTGAGGTGGTGGGGATATTAAAATCCTACGGGGTTGTTTTGGACTATTATGCCAATAATCTTAATTATATTGCTGAACATCAATTTTTAGTATTATTTCCTTTTTTTAAGTATTTTAATGGTGATGTTTCTTGGCAAAAGTTGACTCGTCATTGGTGGCATGATCGCATTAATTATGAATATGCTGAGTATTGTATGCGCGGTATGTTATGGCATGGAGGTGGGAAGTTGCAAGAATATCTCGAAAGTGATGATTTTAAGGGGAAGTGCGCTGAAGCTATTAAGGCAAAAACGGCAGGAAATCCTTTTATATCGAGCTTAAATCGCTTGTTTCCTGATTTTTTGAGTGAACAAGTCAAAATGTTGGTTTATTACTCTGCATTGGGACAATTTTGGCGAGTTATGAGCGATATGTTTATCACTTTATCAGATCGTTATGATCAAGGGGAAATTAATACCATTAGTGATGTGGTGGCTCATATTTTAGCTGGATTGGTGGCTGATGCTAATAAGCCCATTGTTTATCAAGTGGAAATTGATGGCAAGATGTATGATTTGATGGGGGAGGGCGCTGGGATAACTTTTTTGATGGATACGGCTGTGCCTTATGTGGAAGCGATTTTCTTTCGGGGTACTCCCTTTTTAGGTACAATTTCTTATAATGCCCAAGCTAATCAAGTTCCTAGTGTGCAGGAAGGCTTTAATTATGGTGCTTTGTACGCTGATCCTTTTCCGGTGGGGGGCGCTGGGATTCCCCCAACTTTATTGATGCAGGATATGCGCCATTATCTTCCTGAGTATCTTCATGAGGTTTATCGTAATACTTTGCGACAAGAGGATGATTTATTAGTAAAAATTTGTATTAGTTTCCAAAAGTCTATGTATTGTGTCACTACGGCAGCCATTCAAGGTCTAGCGCCCTTCCCCTTTGACACCACTAAAGATGAGGAAAAACAAGCTAATCGTCACTATTTAGAGAATTGGTTAGATCGTTTTCTCACTTCTCGCATTCTTGAGGTCAATAAATAG